The uncultured Methanoregula sp. genomic sequence GTATTCCCTGGGGATCATCACTTGGATCTCGTGTAACTGCTCCCCAAAGAACCGGTAGGGCTTTGTTGCGCCGGTCTTTAAAAAGACGAGCTCGGTACTGATCTCATCGGCACTCATCTTGTAATACTCCTGTGCCCAGAGCACATAGGTCGCCATCTGGAGTTCCGTCTCGTACTCGTCATCGTCACGGCCGGTCTTCCAGTCGGTGAGAACGAGCGTGCTGTCCGGCATCTTCCCAACAAAGTCCACCTTGACTGTTATCCCGACATCCCCGATGGGGAAATGATCGAACTGCTCGTGCCGGAGGCATCCCCGGGTCTTGTAGTCCGGCCACTTCCCGAAGAACGTCTGGAGGCAGGTCTTCCCGTTCTCATCGATGGAGGAAAAGAACGAAGAGGGGATCTTCTCGCCATTGTGGTACTCGGTGAAGGTCTCGCCGCCGATATCCTTGTAGAGCGATACTTTCTTCGAGAAGGCTTTCATCGCCTCGTTCAGGTCCATGGGCTTGTTCTCGCAATGGAGCTGGATCTGCTGGTCGATGATGTCGTGGATAAGCTGGCCCTGGACAACGAATTTGGACGTGAAATTTTTAAGCCACCGGATTTTTTCCGGGTTGACGACTGCTGCTGATTTGACGTACGGGGCAATGTATTCGAAATAATACTGGCGCTGGCACCGGTTCCAGACCCGGTGTTTGGTGAAGGACCAGGTATTGATGGTGAAGAAGAAGGGATCCAGATCGGCCATATCTTTCAGTCGGGGTGTGTCACGAAATAATTTCCGGTTTCACTTTATAGAAAAACAATTCAATTTCTCGAAGATTGCCCACCTACTATAGTAATCCGACTATCTGGAATTATATCTTCTTACATATTGTCCGGGGTCTTTCTGGTTTTCAACCAACAATTTTATGCTATGGCAAGTATATTTCAGATTATGGCAACAAAACGGATTCACAATCCGAAAACGCATACTGATATGCATATTGCTGAAAGATCCTCGAAGAATTACACCAAGGGACAAATTACGGGAAAATACAAAAATAAAAAGAGCTCGTAGCTCGAATTCCAAGAACCAGAATATTCCTTATCCCTGTGTAGTTGATTCTTTTCATCAAGATTTAGCAGTCAATTTAGATGACATTCTGAAAAAATATTTCCTCCAAAATAAAATCACAATCTTTTTCGTCACCCTCAATAATCCCTCAGTATGAAATTCTGCCCGGAATGCGGTGCCAAGCAGGAGGGCTCACCGAAATTCTGTCCGGAGTGCGGAACAAAATTTTCCCAATTTCCTGAATCCCCTGAAGTACTCCGGCCCACTCCATCTTCTTCCGAATCTGTATCACTGATCCATTCGCCAACCCCGCAACCAGCAATCAATAGTCACGAGCTGGGATTACGGCTCGAAGAAGTCGTCGAATCGATCTACAAAGCCGACGGATATGCAACCCAGAGACGTCAGCACATGAAGGGCGTGGTCCGTGGGTATAACAACGAGATTGATATCCTGGCGACCCGGGGAAACGAGAAGATTGCCATCGAATGCAAGAACTTCAAGAGCCCGGTTGGGATCTCGCAGGTCCGGGATTTTTCAGTAAAGATTCAGGATCTCGGCCCGGGGTGGAGGGGTGTCTTTGTCGGGTACAGTGACTTTACGGAAGATGCGTCACAGTTCTCCGAAAGCAGGAATATTGAGACACTTGACCGTGATGAAGTCAAGGAGAAATGGTTCGCGCTTTCTGTCGGGCGGTCGGGAAAACGGGGTGAAAAAATCTCCATCGAATATGGACTCCCGGTGAACACCGGTTTTATCCCGGCAACACAGCTCGATCTTGTCAACGCGGAAAAAGTCGTGGTTTCTGATGTAAAGCTGATCTTTCACCCTTATATCCGCTACCCGTATCATTTCAAGAAAGTTTTCCTTGACCCGGTGA encodes the following:
- a CDS encoding PD-(D/E)XK nuclease family protein, which codes for MADLDPFFFTINTWSFTKHRVWNRCQRQYYFEYIAPYVKSAAVVNPEKIRWLKNFTSKFVVQGQLIHDIIDQQIQLHCENKPMDLNEAMKAFSKKVSLYKDIGGETFTEYHNGEKIPSSFFSSIDENGKTCLQTFFGKWPDYKTRGCLRHEQFDHFPIGDVGITVKVDFVGKMPDSTLVLTDWKTGRDDDEYETELQMATYVLWAQEYYKMSADEISTELVFLKTGATKPYRFFGEQLHEIQVMIPREYAAMNASYEYGDFPARPSQRECLSCKFAEVCPDAKLGSG